Part of the Paracoccus sp. S3-43 genome, CTCCTCGATGTCACCCTCGATCTCGCGCAGCGTGAACCGGTATGCGGATGTTTCGTCCCAATAGGGTTCGCCATGCATGTCGGCAAAGGTGAATCCCGCCTCGCGCGCGGTGTCGCGCCAGTCGGGCCGTTCGGGAAGGGTGATCTTTTGCATGGCGAATCTGTAGCGCGGGACAAGGGGCGGGGCCAGATCAAACGCGCTTCACGCGCCAAGAGGTCCGGGGCGGCGTTCCTCGGATAGCATGACGTTCGCCTCGACCTGCCCCACGCCGGGCAGGGTCATGATGCGGCGGCGCAGGATGCGTTCGAAATCCGATATGTCCCGCGCGATGATCCGCAGGCGATAGTCGAACTGGCCCAGCACGTGCTGGACGGTCTGCACCTCGGGGATGGCGGTCACGGCGCGCTCGAAATCCTCAAGGCTGGTGCGGCCCTTGGCGGCAAGGCGGATGCCCAGGAAGACCGTGACGCCAAAGCCCAGGGCGGCATTGTCCACGATGACGCGCCGCCCGGCCAGGATGCCGCTGTCGGTCAGCCGCCTGATGCGGCGCCAGGCGGCGGGCTGGCCGATGCCCAGGGCGCGCCCGACCTGGGCCGCGCTTCGGGTGGCGTCGGCGGACAGGATCCGCAGGATCGCCAGGTCGGTGGCGTCAAGGCCGCTCACAACGCCAGTTCCCCGCTGTCCTTGATGGTCGAGACCAGCATCAGCGCGTCGCTGTCCGCGACATGCGGCAGGGTCAGGATCCGGTCGCGATAGATCTGCTGCCAATGCGCCATGTCCCGTGCGATCACCGACAGGCGCAGGTCCACGCTGCCCAGAAAGGTCTGGATTTCCGTGACCTCGGGCACCTGTCGGGCGGCGGCGATGAATTCGTCGAGGGCGCGGGGGCTGGTCTTGTCCAGCGTGAAGCGCAGGCTGACCTGGACCTCGTATCCCAGGGCCCGCCAGTCGATGCGGTGCTGGATGGCGGCGACGACGCCCGTTTCCCGCAGCTTTTCCAGACGCCGCCACAGGCTGGCCGACGCCACGCCCGCGCGTTGGGCCAAGACGGCGTTCGGGGCCTCGGGGTCGGCCATCAGGTGTCGCAGGATGCGGTGATCGGTGCTGTCGGGCATGAATTTTTCACTATTCCGCAAAAGGGGGAATGTCTATCGCGCTCATTGGTGGCCGGATGAGAAAAATAGATGCGATCTTGCCCAAAGCTGGCGCTAGAACAGCCGCAATCGGAGAGGAAAGGAACCATTCCATGCGCGTTTACTATGACCGCGATTGCGACGTGAACCTGATCAAGGACAAGAAGGTCGCGATCCTGGGCTATGGCAGCCAGGGCCACGCCCATGCGCTGAACCTGCGCGATTCGGGCACCAAGAACGTCGTCGTCGCCCTGCGCGAGGGCAGCCCCTCGGCCAGGAAGGCCGAAGGCGAGGGCCTGAAGGTCATGGGGCTGGCCGAGGCCGCCGGCTGGGCCGACCTGATCATGTTCACCATGCCCGACGAATTGCAGGCCGAGACCTACCGGAAATACGTCCATGACAACCTGCGCGAAGGCGCGGCGATCGCCTTCGCCCACGGCCTGAACATCCATTTCGGCCTGATCGAGCCGAAGCCGGGCGTCGATGTCATCATGATGGCGCCCAAGGGTCCGGGTCACACCGTGCGCGGCGAATATGTCAAGGGCGGCGGCGTGCCCTGCCTGGTCGCGGTCCATAACGACGCCACCGGCAAGGCGCTGGATCTGGCGCTGTCCTATTGCTCGGCCATCGGCGGCGGGCGTTCGGGCATCATCGAGACCAATTTCCGCGAGGAATGCGAGACCGACCTGTTCGGCGAACAGGCGGTGCTGTGCGGCGGGTTGGTCGAACTGATCCGCATGGGCTTCGAGACGCTGGTGGAAGCCGGCTACGAACCCGAGATGGCCTATTTCGAATGCCTGCACGAGGTCAAGCTGATCGTCGACCTGATCTATGAAGGCGGCATCGCCAACATGAACTATTCGATCAGCAACACCGCCGAATATGGCGAATATGTCAGCGGCCCGCGCATCCTGCCCTATGATGAGACCAAGGCGCGGATGAAGGCGGTGCTGAAGGACATCCAGTCGGGCAAGTTCGTGCGCGACTTCATGCAGGAAAACGCCGTCGGCCAGCCGTCCTTCAAGGCGACCCGCCGCATCAACGACGAACACCAGATCGAGAAGGTGGGCGCCAAGCTGCGCGAGATGATGCCCTGGATCTCCAAGGGCAAGATGGTGGACCGCGCGCGGAACTGACCGGTCGGAAAGCGGGGGTTTCACACCCCCGCACCCCCGTGGGATATTTGACGTCCAAAGCAAGCCTGCGACGGACCACAAATATCCTGGGGGGAGTCCGAAGGACGGGGGGCAACGCCCCCCCTCTTCATTCCGTGCCGATCTTGTCCTGCGTCCGCGTCTGGAAATCGCTGGCGTCGTGGCGTTCCCACAACTGCTGCGACAACTCGCCCGAGGTCTTGTTGACCATGATCCCGCGCTGCACCGCCGGACGGGCGGCGATCTCGTCATGCCAGCGGCGGACATTGCCATAGGTTTCGGCGTCCAGGAAGGTCGCCGCATCGCCATAGATCTTGCCCGCGACGATCTGCCCGTACCAGGGCCAGATCGCCATGTCGGCGATGGAATAGTCCTCGCCCGCCATGAAGCGGTGATCGGCCAGGTGGCGGTTCAGCACGTCCAGCTGGCGCTTGGCCTCCATGGTATAGCGGTCGATGGCGTATTCGATCTTCTGGGGCGCATAGACATAGAAATGCCCGAAGCCGCCGCCCAGGAAGGGGGCCGAGCCCATCTGCCAGAACAGCCAGTTCATCGCCTCGGTCCGCGCCGCGGGATCGGCGGGCAGGAAGGCGCCGAATTTCTCGGCCAGATAGACCAGGATCGACCCCGATTCGAACACCCGGCGCGGCGGCGTCACCGAATGGTCCATGAGCGCCGGGATCTTGGAATTCGGGTTCACCGCGACGAAGCCGCTGCCGAACTGGTCGCCTTCGTTGATGCGGATCAGCCAGGCGTCGTATTCGGCGTCGAAGCCTGCCTCCAGCAACTCTTCCAGCAGGATCGTCACCTTCTGCCCGTTGGGCGTGGCCAGCGAATAAAGCTGCAAGGGATGGCTGCCGACCGGCAGATCCTTGTCATGGGTCGGGCCTGCCACGGGCCGGTTGATGCTGGCGAACTGGCCGCCGGTCGGGGCCTTCGGCGCCCAGATCCTGGGCGGGGTGTAATCGTCGGACATGACGCCTCCTGACATGCGTTCGGGCGCAGGATGGGCGCGGGCGGGGCGAACATCAACCGCCAAAACGCTGGTGTTTGTTCTTGGATTGTTCTAGCCTGGCGGAATGCTGCCGCCCCGCAATCCCGACGAACGCCTCAGGGCCAGAGGCACCGATACCCGCCCCGACGGGCGGTTCGAACCCCATGGGCGGGTGCGCGAATCCGACGGCTGGGACATCCCCGAGGAGGAGCGCCTGCTGCGGACCGAGGTCGTCACCGAACGCCCGCGCAGCATCATCACCCGCAACACCTCGCCCGACATTTCCTTCGACCGCTCGATCAATCCCTATCGCGGCTGCGAGCATGGCTGCATCTATTGCTATGCGCGGCCGACCCATGCCTATCTGGGCCTGTCGCCGGGACTGGATTTCGAAACCCGGATCACGGCCAAGCCCGATGCGGCGGCCCTGCTGGCACGCGAACTGGGCCGACCCCGCTATCGCCCGGCGCCGATCGCATTGGGCACGAATACCGATCCCTACCAGCCGGTGGAATCGAAGCTGGCGATCATGCCGGGGATCCTGCGGGTGCTGTCGGACTGGAACCATCCGGCGACTCTGGTCACGCGCGGACAGACGGTGTTGCGCGATGTCGCCCTGTGGGCGGACCTGGCGGCCA contains:
- a CDS encoding Lrp/AsnC family transcriptional regulator; this encodes MSGLDATDLAILRILSADATRSAAQVGRALGIGQPAAWRRIRRLTDSGILAGRRVIVDNAALGFGVTVFLGIRLAAKGRTSLEDFERAVTAIPEVQTVQHVLGQFDYRLRIIARDISDFERILRRRIMTLPGVGQVEANVMLSEERRPGPLGA
- a CDS encoding Lrp/AsnC family transcriptional regulator produces the protein MPDSTDHRILRHLMADPEAPNAVLAQRAGVASASLWRRLEKLRETGVVAAIQHRIDWRALGYEVQVSLRFTLDKTSPRALDEFIAAARQVPEVTEIQTFLGSVDLRLSVIARDMAHWQQIYRDRILTLPHVADSDALMLVSTIKDSGELAL
- the ilvC gene encoding ketol-acid reductoisomerase is translated as MRVYYDRDCDVNLIKDKKVAILGYGSQGHAHALNLRDSGTKNVVVALREGSPSARKAEGEGLKVMGLAEAAGWADLIMFTMPDELQAETYRKYVHDNLREGAAIAFAHGLNIHFGLIEPKPGVDVIMMAPKGPGHTVRGEYVKGGGVPCLVAVHNDATGKALDLALSYCSAIGGGRSGIIETNFREECETDLFGEQAVLCGGLVELIRMGFETLVEAGYEPEMAYFECLHEVKLIVDLIYEGGIANMNYSISNTAEYGEYVSGPRILPYDETKARMKAVLKDIQSGKFVRDFMQENAVGQPSFKATRRINDEHQIEKVGAKLREMMPWISKGKMVDRARN
- the yghU gene encoding glutathione-dependent disulfide-bond oxidoreductase: MSDDYTPPRIWAPKAPTGGQFASINRPVAGPTHDKDLPVGSHPLQLYSLATPNGQKVTILLEELLEAGFDAEYDAWLIRINEGDQFGSGFVAVNPNSKIPALMDHSVTPPRRVFESGSILVYLAEKFGAFLPADPAARTEAMNWLFWQMGSAPFLGGGFGHFYVYAPQKIEYAIDRYTMEAKRQLDVLNRHLADHRFMAGEDYSIADMAIWPWYGQIVAGKIYGDAATFLDAETYGNVRRWHDEIAARPAVQRGIMVNKTSGELSQQLWERHDASDFQTRTQDKIGTE
- a CDS encoding PA0069 family radical SAM protein; the protein is MLPPRNPDERLRARGTDTRPDGRFEPHGRVRESDGWDIPEEERLLRTEVVTERPRSIITRNTSPDISFDRSINPYRGCEHGCIYCYARPTHAYLGLSPGLDFETRITAKPDAAALLARELGRPRYRPAPIALGTNTDPYQPVESKLAIMPGILRVLSDWNHPATLVTRGQTVLRDVALWADLAAKRMAAVGVSITTLDPALARSMEPRAPAPATRLRMIRELAAAGVPVRVMVAPVIPVLTEPEIEAILTAAREAGATTASMIPLRLPHEVAPLFRDWLDRHRPGMAAHIMNRVQAMRGGKDNDPRFGHRFKGQGAEADLALQRFRLARKRLGYRMESDPLDCSRFGPPPRAGDQLPLF